The following DNA comes from Quercus robur chromosome 1, dhQueRobu3.1, whole genome shotgun sequence.
AAAGTCTCCATTCCAAAAGAGTAAAACTCTCTTCTACACCTCCTTTCAATTGGCCACAAGCCATTCCACGCTCTATGATAAAGTGGCTGCCCTCTGATCATCCTGGTTGAGCCAAGGCACTCAGCAATGGCATCAGCTAAGACTGGTGCCAGAGCCATTGACCTAGCCACCATGTACCCTGTTGAAGGGTGAACAACCCCAGAAGTCCCACCAATTGCCATTACACTCTGAGGGAGTTTTGGGAGTGGACCTCCCATTGGGATCAAACACTTCTCATCCTCCAATACCCTCTTCACTCTAATTCCTAAATGCCTTAATCTTGCTACCATCCTTGACTTCACTTCCTTATAGGATAACACAGGCCGAGAAACCAGAGAAGTCTCTTCTAAAAATACCAAATTTGAATCAAACGGCATTGCATATAGAAAAGTAGGAAACCTTGAATTTTTAACTCGCAAATAAGGCTCATTTCCCAGATGGGTATCTCTCCAATCCATAAGAACCATCTTATCCAAGTCAAAAGGGTGTTCTTCCACTTCAGCCAAAATTCCATGAGCAATCTGATACCCATGATTCCTTTTCTTATCATACTCTATAAAACTACTTGCAAAGCCACTCGCATCAACAATTAAGCTTGCCTTCAATTCATTCCCATCATCACACATAATGAAAGACTCAAACTCTTGGTGCTCAATTTTCCAAACCTTAGCCTCATGAAATTTAACACCATTGGACACACACCCTTCCATTAGTTtcgtttttagttttttcctaCTAACTCTACCATATGGTCGGTCTAAATACTTGGTCTTGTTTTCATCGAGATAAACACAAGCCATAGGCCATGTTTTGTCTAAGCAGTCCTCAAGCTTCAAGCTTTCAAACTCATCAACCCAAACACCATAGTTATTAGGCCACACGGAAAGCGGAGAAGGGTCAACACAACATACCTTGATTCCATAGCGAGACACTTGCTCTGCAAGACGAAGTCCAGCTGGGCCAGTCCCAATGATGATCACATCAAAGTGGGGCCTATCAGACTTGGGGTCCCACCATGAGAGATCAAAATCCAAACTTTCAGGTTGTGTAGTTTCAGGCTTCAAGTCAAGGAAATTTCCAAACTTGCTGCTTTCAATTCTGTAATATTGATGCTTctttgttgaagatgtggtatTGGGTCTTGGAGAAGAGATTGAAGGGGTAGTGGGTGATAGGAAGAACTTGTTAGTACATAGTGTAGTTGGTGGTGGTGAAAATAGCCTGAAAAGAGTCCCCATGGAATTCTGGGAGATGGGAAGGACTTAGTCCTaaggtaaatgaaaaagtggaacTCTGCTATAGTATTTTATATGTGCAAAAAGGAATCCAAAATATATCTGGAAAATGATACTGCACAAGCACAACCTATTTGCCAAACTGATTTCGGCATTTGGTGCCTATGATTTAAATAATGGGAATTATAGAGGGCGTACCAAGTTATACATTGAATGTTTGAATCTCCaatgaaaatgacaaaaaaggaTATGTAGTCAGACCCAGTTCACTGTCTCATGCATCAAGTTGGCTTTGTTTTGTTCACAGAAGCACTAGTAATGAACTCTATAGTATTCTTGCACCATAATGATGACAATAaatttcactttattttttcccttccttttaCACTTCATTTGGAAGTGAAATTGTGATCAATGTGAAACCATTTTACATGGACtattattactatatttttattaacacaCCAACTATAATCTATTAtcttaacaataataaaaaaaataaaagataaaatacagTCAGCActcttgaagtttgaactaatatcaatcaaattcaagatatttcaaattgatcaatttgatccctaaacCCCACTTGATGATCCCTAAATTATtactcaattttctttctttctctaggtAATCAAGAATCAAATTAGCCAATTTAATTGTCTTAGACTAGCTGATATTAGCGTGAACCTCACAATGTTACatgtattttaaccaaaaataaaattataaaatttgttgggTACTTAAGATATCTTTAGAGTGGTTGATGGGGTCAATGGTTTACAGGTGTTGTGAGTTTGCCACATTGGGTAGAAGCCTACTTGGTGGTGTACCACCCACCAGAGTTGGGGGGCAAATTTTAATGGAGAGTTAGGCACGTAGGACCCCACAGATTCCATCTTGTACGTTTACTGGGTGTCACACCCACTGAGAGCATTCTTGGTAGCGGCAAAAACACTCCTTTGCTTTGTCATAGACTCATATCATCTACGTTCAGCTCAGAAACCGCCAAAACATAAAACACATGACACACACCCACTAAGAgcattctttttttgagaaagcacTGAGAGCATTCTTGTAGCGGCAAAAACACTCCTTTGCTTTGTCATATCATCTACATTCGGCTCAGAAACCGCCAAAACATAAAACACATGACTCATCGACACCCTCCTCCCCTGGCTGGGTTGAGGGATCTAATTTGCAAGTTGTTTCACAAATCACTATAGGCTAGGTAGAGAGGAAAAGTACAAAGTACTTAATACCACTGTTAAATACATAAATAGCTTAGCATTATGTGAACCATCCTCTATTTAGTCCTATCAGGCTATACCATGGACGATGGACCACAAagtcaacaatttttttattatctaattgTCAAAATTAGTAGTAcattaaataattcatttaccaaacttgtcaatatttttttttatagatatgatAAAGTTTAAATTTATAGGTTAGTTCTATATGATTAATGTTTATTACCATAAGCCAAAACATATATGGTAGTAAACATAGGGGAGTTAATAGcaagtaaaagaaaaggaaaatactaTAAGGAAAATACTGTTGCCTTGAATGACTTGGTTCACAAGAAATTGTTAGGTCTACTAGGAGGATTACTGATGTGGTCCTCCTTGACCTTTCAACtaataaaatactattatttATACAAATATGACATCAcgtggtaatttttttttttttttttattccttgtgcTGATTAGGAAACTCACTCACATTTGCATAAATGACATCGTCTCATTGGTTGAGAGGACCACATTAGTAATCCTCTTGGTGGACCTAATAAATTATCCTAGTTCACATGAATTTGACAAGTGGGCTTCACTATGTAAGCATTTTCCATGCCAGGCATGTAGTCAGTAGTACAATtaggagtccaaatcttctgtctcattTTTCCTATCCCACTCTATgctccacaaataaaaaaattttcaagtgtctacctatttaattaaatgctaattttttgtcttctcttaTTTCagtttcctaaaataaaaatcaaaacatcCCTACCAATCACTGTCAATGGTCCACCACCACTAACCAACACCGATGCCACTACAAGCTTACAACGGCCATCTATCAATGCCtcattgttttcaaaaccaTGACTAGGTGCAAGTATAGAGAAATTGCATTGTCCTTTCATCAAACTAGCATCTATTCATCGAATCCACCAACCAATGGTCTATTTTGGTAGATTGATAAAGTatattagaaaacaaaaaattaatatcaaatgGCTCTGTGTCTGTGATTTTCTTTTGGTATTTAACATAAACTGCCTTGGGCATATACTTTGATATTATTGTCTTTGGAATTTAGGATCCTGCATTTGCTTTTGAAGTAGAAGGGGATCGTTTCATGATATGAGAGTATGCACAGGTCCATTTGGTTTGATTTTAAGAAGAATTTCATAATAAAACAAACATTGACCCCTTAAGAATACTTTGGTTGAACAAACATCCAACGTATTCGAAAAATTGTACGGTATATCGGAACATAAACATAACTAGGGGTGGATTATCGTTGGTGAAGTGGCAGTGGCGCTAGTTGGTGGTGGTGGACTAGTGATGGTGGCTGGTGTGGATgtgttggtttttattttatttattttagcaaactgaaataaaaggagaaaattaGTATTTAATTAAGTAGCTATACACTTGGCAATTTTTTATCTGTGGAGCATATAGTGGGATAAAAAAAATGGGATAGAAGATTTAGACTAGAACAACTAAGGGTGCAATTCGTGTTCATGTGTCGAGAATGTGTTGTGTTGACTCGTGAGAATTCGACTATATGGGTCAATACTAACCTGACATAATAATTTAATGAGTCAATATTCTTCAACCCTAATATGActcatttattaaacaggtcaatCGTGTCGACCTATTTatcatattttatcaaaatgaaaaaaaaaaaaaaattgcgtattaaccaaattgaattatgaaaaaccaaaaaaataaatatttttaatataaaattcaaaactaacaagtaaccttttttcttttttttttttttttttttttttttttttttgagatccaAGATAGAATATATATTACTGATTGAAAAGAGTGTTACAAGTAAACCTCCAGCAGGTTACATAGGCGTTGACAAGGCTGGATATAGTTACAGTACACGTAGGCCTGCTAAACTAGTTTTTAGTTACAAAAATGTAGGCCTGCAGGTATCTCCTTCATGGCGTTGTCTGTGAAGCTGTGAGACACGCTGAAAATCATTCAACATACTAATAGCTCCCTCCACAATGCCCAATGGTTGTAGCTGAGTTTTCTTGAAGTAAAACTTGTTTCGTGCCCCCCATATTGCCCACACCACCATGGCCCAGCTTTCAAGTTCTTGCTTGCTCAACCTGTTCGTCATACTCCGAAACAAACTGAAGAAGTCAGACGTACCAGTTGGGCTTTTCTGGATTCTCCTACCCGCCACTGACCATATATCCCTCGCAAAAGGACATTCCCGTAAAACATGGCATGTTGTCTCAGGATGTTGGAGACATATTTCACACTTCGGGTCAATTTGTACCTAGCGACGCTGCAGATTTTCTCTTGTGGGCAAAATGTTTGAACAGGCCCGCCACAGCAAAGTCCTTACTTTTGGAGGAACATTTAATCTCCAAATCTTTCTCCACACACTCCCATCATGCCGAGCTTGTGAGTGTTCAGCTGGGTATTTGTTTTGAAGATCAATTGCTACCCGATAAGCTGATTTGACGGTAAATTTCTGAGCAGCATTCTCCTTCCATACCAACTAACAAGTAACTtaatcacaaataatcattcaaaattaaagcatatctcaatatcacaaataatcaattaaaatatgtcaaataaaataaaccacaacaattaataagtttatatatctaGGATTTGAAGGGTATATTAGTAAATTGccatttaattaaatgagtCAAACGGGTTCCTTGGATTGGACTCTAACCTAACTTATTCATTAAACGGACCAGTTATGTTAACCCGAATATAACACTAACCAATTAAACCTCAACCTATAACCTACTAATTTTGTGTCGTGTTGTGTCAAATTTGCGAGTCGTATTCAATTATGCGACCCCTCTGTACAACCATAGGCCACCGAAGGAAAGACGAAAGAGTGGGAAAAGCGTACCAAAAGCTAAGCTACAAGTCTGTCAAAAAATAGATTATCTGTTCATGTAATAAGCATGTGAAAGTGTAGGCAAGCTCAAAGCAACTCCCAAATGATTGACTTTATTTGTCCTTAAGCGAATTATTTCCGAGCGGGAAAACCGCATTCAGATTTCAGATGATAATGTAGCTTGCATGATTGCATCATATAACAGCAGATTTGTCAACATATTTCCCTGTAATATGCTCAATATTTTAAAACCTTTCCCTTCTTCCAGTCTCATCTGGATGTCATAGCATGCGACTTCTAAGCTTAGGCATAAGTTTCCATAATTTAGGCTAAAACAAGCTTAACAAGTCAAGCTCAATTCACATTGACTTGGTATTAGTTTACTGGGCTCAACTTGATTTTGTACTCTTAAATGATTTTTAGGCTGCTCAATTTCAGCTTAAGATTGACTTGTTGAAAGGCTGACTCAAAAGTTTGAAGTGCATCAAACTCGAATACTCGGCTCAATTACAACCCTACATATTAATAAGGCTGAAAATGCATTTGTGAGCACACGCACTACCAATTTGAAAAACAGATGAAAAAACTATGCCTACAGTTTTTCAAACTAACGCACAGTTTAGGAAGAATGTGACTTCAGATCACCACATTCTCTTATGTAATTTTTCAGAAACACTATCTAACAACTTGTATTTCACTCGACATCCACAAATTTGTTCAGTGACTTCAGTCTGCAACATTAAGAAGTAGGAAAGCAACAGCAAAGCAGCGTTGACCACATATGAATAAGGACCTGAATGAGCTTGCTCTTGTGACTGCATTATTAAGTCATGTCATAATTAAAAAGAACTACATAAAATGAGGAAACAACACTGTCCATATGAGGAAATAGAAAGAGTAAATTGACGGAATACTTGTATGTAATAGCATATTGAGTGTTGaaattacaccaaaaaaaacctttttacCAAATAATGAATATACTATAAATTCATACATATACAAAATACAGAGATGAAGCATAGCACTGCAACAGCACTCATCAGGGTTCCAAAGATAAACATTGGTTACTCACATCAAGTGCAACAACGGCAAGAGAAGCATCGGGATAATTACTGGAACCTTGCAGAGATAAAGATATCATATTTCCATATAACTGTCAAAAATCTGAACCATGAAACCTTCAGAGCTTCTCTAACAGAATCGGACTGACATCATTTAAAAAGCCATCTGTTGCATACCTCAGTAGAGCTAATATCCGGTAGAAATCAAGATCTGCAGGAAGGTAGGGTGATGCCTCCACAACAAATAGCAATTATTATGTACAGCAACACAACAATCAAGCCTGTCAACAGTGCCCtgtcattaattaaaaaaaaaaaaaaaagttcagttGCATGAGAATTAAAATGCCCAAAGGCTATTAGCAGATAGAAACTTTTAACATGTTTGTACACTTCCAATCATTACCAATTGTATTGTCAGGATACTGCATAACACTAATAATTAATAGTATATAATCAAATTCTTCATTCTGTAAAGCAACCCTTATGTGATAAATAATTATGCAGATAATAAAGGCTGGCCAAAGAgatctagctcaaatggcatttTATCCCCCCATAAGGAAAGAAGTGGCGAGTGAGGTTTTAGATTCAAGACCTACGACGTGCGTGTTTAACTTACCAATCGAAAAAGATGAAACTCATGATTAAACAGAATCAGAAAACCTCTTCTAGATGACAGTAGACTAAACAATTAATCAGGTGGTTCTTAcacaaaatatatcattttgtgTCATGTAGAACTCTCAGGCATGAGTTAATTAGAAAGAGCCAGTAAATAACTTATTAAGTTTATGACATACAGTCCAATACCCTTGGCAATATAATGATGCAGGGAGCAATACCAAAaatatttcagattttctttgagataccaaattttatttttaaattttgaatttggctttTATGTGATTTAGGAATTTATGAAATGTAATTGCAGCTAAATTTAATCCATGAAGCCAAAAGGAGGCTCCAGGAATAGTTTGAGAGTACAATTTGAATAAGAATTTTATGATTAGAGAATGTTTCCTCTTGTTTGGTGGTGATGCGAAGCACCCTTACATCGTGATGCCTAAAGTTTTCAGACAGATTCTAGGTGGTGAAGCTTAGGATTTGCCCTGTTCCAtcccttttttccccctttatcTCAATGTTCCTACCCTTGTCCTTCATGGCTGCATCATATAAGCTAGGGGTGTTCATCAATCAGTGTATCTGGTTTGCAAGAAACCACACTGTATATGTAGGAAAGTTGAGCTTCAGTCATTTTGTCGATGAGGCAGGCCAGTGTTGCTGGTGGGTAAAGGCAAAAAAAAGTGGCTTTTGTAAACGCCGCTGTGAACAAATGAGATTTGATCACCAATGGTTTTCTTAAAGATTGACTGCAAGCTTAGGCCATGGGTGTTTTTTGGTAGCCAATCTAAATAGGTAGAGGGGTGGACAACGAGGGGCTAGCCGGATGAGGAAAGAGGATGGGAAGCAGCAGACGGAGAGAGGGGGAAGGGGAGGCATTCAGTGTGTGCTTCAGTATTCAAATCTCATGAAGTTCAACTGCTCGAAGTCATAGACCATCACATTTTCTTCCAAAACCTCTTCTTCTAAACTTTCACATTTCTTTTGTCCT
Coding sequences within:
- the LOC126721207 gene encoding capsanthin/capsorubin synthase, chromoplastic-like; protein product: MGTLFRLFSPPPTTLCTNKFFLSPTTPSISSPRPNTTSSTKKHQYYRIESSKFGNFLDLKPETTQPESLDFDLSWWDPKSDRPHFDVIIIGTGPAGLRLAEQVSRYGIKVCCVDPSPLSVWPNNYGVWVDEFESLKLEDCLDKTWPMACVYLDENKTKYLDRPYGRVSRKKLKTKLMEGCVSNGVKFHEAKVWKIEHQEFESFIMCDDGNELKASLIVDASGFASSFIEYDKKRNHGYQIAHGILAEVEEHPFDLDKMVLMDWRDTHLGNEPYLRVKNSRFPTFLYAMPFDSNLVFLEETSLVSRPVLSYKEVKSRMVARLRHLGIRVKRVLEDEKCLIPMGGPLPKLPQSVMAIGGTSGVVHPSTGYMVARSMALAPVLADAIAECLGSTRMIRGQPLYHRAWNGLWPIERRCRREFYSFGMETLLKLDLDGTRRFFDAFFNLDPYQWQGFLSSRLSLQELLLLSLSLFGRASNMSRFDIVTKCPVPLAKMVGKLAIETI